In Acidimicrobiales bacterium, a single window of DNA contains:
- a CDS encoding acyl-CoA dehydrogenase family protein: protein MYEWSEEHQMMRDAMRRFVEAEIVPNLEELEHGDTPPYEVLRKLWSTFGMDAAARDRFKRQMDKEKAVAAGEAEASTEKRGGGGDGSMTLIPIIEICRYCPGMVTAMGVSVGLTASAIMSKGTTAQKERWALDLLTMEKIGSWAITEPDSGSDAFGSMKATAKRDGDEYVLNGSKTFITNGPYADTIVFICKLDEGNDPADRKILSFVLDSGMPGLEQSKPLRKMGMHSSPTGQLFLNDVRVGKDRLLGETEDLPSGGRAGAKDTFSMERTGVAAMSLGIVERCLELCTEYAKERVQFGKPIGEFQLIQLKLAKMEVARLNIQNLVFRQIEMAANGTGMDLTEASACKLYSAQAAMEVALEAVQVFGGNGYMAEYQVEQLARDAKVLQIYAGTDEIQISQIARNLLSA, encoded by the coding sequence ATGTACGAGTGGAGCGAAGAGCACCAGATGATGCGCGACGCCATGCGTCGCTTCGTCGAGGCCGAGATCGTCCCCAACCTCGAGGAGCTCGAGCACGGCGACACCCCGCCCTACGAGGTGCTGCGCAAGCTGTGGTCGACCTTCGGGATGGACGCCGCCGCCCGCGACCGCTTCAAGCGCCAGATGGACAAGGAGAAGGCGGTCGCCGCGGGCGAGGCCGAGGCCTCCACCGAGAAGCGCGGCGGCGGGGGCGATGGGTCGATGACCCTCATCCCCATCATCGAGATCTGCCGGTACTGCCCCGGCATGGTCACGGCCATGGGCGTGAGCGTCGGCCTCACCGCCTCGGCGATCATGTCGAAGGGCACCACCGCCCAGAAGGAGCGGTGGGCGCTCGACCTGCTGACCATGGAGAAGATCGGCTCGTGGGCCATCACCGAGCCCGACTCCGGCTCGGACGCCTTCGGCTCGATGAAGGCCACCGCCAAGCGCGACGGCGACGAGTACGTCCTCAACGGCTCCAAGACCTTCATCACCAACGGCCCCTACGCCGACACCATCGTGTTCATCTGCAAGCTCGACGAAGGCAACGACCCCGCCGACCGCAAGATCCTCAGCTTCGTCCTCGATTCCGGCATGCCCGGCCTCGAGCAGTCGAAGCCCCTGCGCAAGATGGGCATGCACTCCTCCCCCACCGGCCAGCTCTTCCTCAACGACGTGCGCGTCGGCAAGGACCGCCTGCTCGGCGAGACCGAGGACCTGCCCTCGGGTGGCCGGGCCGGCGCCAAGGACACCTTCTCGATGGAGCGCACCGGCGTGGCCGCCATGTCGCTCGGCATCGTCGAGCGCTGCCTCGAGCTCTGCACCGAGTACGCCAAGGAGCGGGTCCAGTTCGGCAAGCCCATCGGCGAGTTCCAGCTCATCCAGCTGAAGCTGGCGAAGATGGAGGTCGCCCGCCTCAACATCCAGAACCTGGTCTTCCGCCAGATCGAGATGGCCGCCAACGGCACGGGCATGGACCTCACCGAGGCATCGGCCTGCAAGCTCTACTCCGCGCAGGCGGCCATGGAGGTCGCCCTCGAGGCCGTCCAGGTGTTCGGCGGCAACGGCTACATGGCCGAGTACCAGGTCGAGCAGCTCGCCCGCGACGCCAAGGTCCTCCAGATCTACGCCGGCACCGACGAGATCCAGATCTCCCAGATCGCCCGCAACCTGCTCAGCGCCTGA
- a CDS encoding FAD-dependent oxidoreductase has protein sequence MKVVVVGAGAMGSASAWHLAKAGADVTLLEQFEQGHDRGSSHGTVRIFRLAYADDLYVRLALEAEPLWAELEEAADEELLDRVGALDHGEPERIHEVAAALTRAGVRHELVGPEAAAERWPFLRIEGPAVFQPDGGISFADRTVRAAQDVARGLGAEVAHEEPARAIHLRDGGVVVETDGRELLADVVVVSAGAWAAPLAGDLVPLPPLTVTFQQPGWFAPRDPTAVWPSFIHYRDTSSASAASFGAYGMGDPGIGGRRTTFPGTAVKVGEESVPTVVDPDDGPFEVRQDALRRLADYVEMWLPGLDPVPLRAETCLFTQTPNDDFVLDRRGAVVIASPCSGHGFKFTPVIGRMVADLVLDEGAADALDQRFRLRR, from the coding sequence GTGAAGGTGGTCGTGGTGGGGGCGGGGGCCATGGGGTCGGCGTCGGCCTGGCACTTGGCGAAGGCGGGCGCCGACGTCACCTTGCTCGAGCAATTCGAGCAAGGGCACGACCGCGGCTCGTCGCACGGCACCGTGCGCATCTTCCGGCTGGCCTACGCCGACGACCTCTACGTGCGCCTGGCCCTCGAGGCCGAGCCGCTGTGGGCCGAGCTGGAGGAGGCCGCCGACGAGGAGCTGCTCGACCGAGTCGGGGCGCTCGACCACGGCGAGCCCGAGCGCATCCACGAGGTGGCCGCCGCCCTCACCCGGGCGGGGGTGCGCCATGAGCTCGTGGGCCCCGAAGCGGCGGCCGAGCGCTGGCCGTTCCTGCGCATCGAGGGGCCGGCGGTGTTCCAGCCGGACGGGGGCATCTCCTTCGCCGACCGCACGGTGCGCGCCGCCCAGGACGTCGCCCGTGGTCTCGGCGCTGAGGTGGCCCACGAGGAGCCCGCCCGGGCCATCCACCTCCGTGACGGCGGCGTCGTGGTCGAGACCGACGGCCGCGAGCTGCTGGCCGACGTCGTGGTCGTGTCGGCCGGCGCGTGGGCCGCGCCGCTCGCCGGCGACCTGGTGCCGCTGCCGCCGCTGACCGTCACGTTCCAGCAGCCCGGCTGGTTCGCGCCCCGGGACCCCACCGCGGTCTGGCCGTCGTTCATCCACTACCGGGACACGTCCAGCGCGTCGGCGGCGTCGTTCGGCGCCTACGGCATGGGCGACCCGGGCATCGGCGGCCGGCGCACGACCTTCCCCGGCACCGCGGTGAAGGTGGGGGAGGAGAGCGTGCCCACCGTGGTGGACCCCGACGACGGGCCCTTCGAGGTGCGCCAGGACGCCCTGCGCCGCCTCGCCGACTACGTCGAGATGTGGCTGCCGGGCCTCGACCCGGTGCCCCTGCGGGCCGAGACCTGCCTGTTCACCCAGACGCCGAACGACGACTTCGTCCTCGACCGCCGCGGCGCCGTGGTGATCGCCTCACCCTGCTCGGGCCACGGCTTCAAGTTCACCCCGGTCATCGGGAGGATGGTGGCCGACCTGGTCCTGGACGAAGGCGCCGCCGACGCCCTCGACCAGCGCTTCCGCCTCAGGCGCTGA